catcaacaaattggcgctagaaggaggggtcgaaCAAGATCTGCATCTGGGAGGAAGGATGTCTCAATATCATGATGGAAGTttttatgatggaagttctgaagaAGATTCTGATTATGGCTATGAATATGAACCCTACGTTCCGCCAATGACTGATCGTCCCACGCTGGACGTTGGGGGACAACCACCTGTGCTCATCAGCAACGCCGACTTGTTGGAATAACTGTATCGCATGGGCGATGCTTTGAATGATTTTGATTCAAGGTTGAGCACTGTGGAACGGCGCAAGGCCAGGAGGGGTCTTCGCCGCAACCGAGCGACTCATGCACCTGGAAAAGCACCCATGACTGATAGGGATGCCTCAGCCGGCCATGGCCGCACTGAAGGAGGGCGTGTGCCGATAACCCCGCGGCGCCTGGACTATTCTAATGACACGTCCCCAATCATCGAGCTAGTGGAAGAAGATTATGCTGATGGACGGGAAATTCTGCAGACAAACACCCGGGGAGCCACCCATCCGCACCGGTCTGGACGTAGTCTCGAGGAACGCCGACAGGCGGAGTCGATATCGGAGAATCAGCAATGGGGCTTCGCAGCTTTGAAAGATCGCTTGGGGATCCGCTTGGGTGATGATGATTTAAGAATGGTGCTACTTGAATGGCAGAAAGAAGCTGATCGTGGAGATGTGACGCCCCAtgatacaacgcgtgtgcccctgaattcccaggaaAATCGGGAGCGACACCACgatccaacgcgtgtgcccctgaattcccaggaaaatcgggagcggcaccacgatcatgagagagctcctccTCGCAGATCGCTGGATCGATATGGGCGTGGGTATAGAAACGATCGTTGGAGAAGGCCTCAATGGAGAGGAAGAGGTGGATGCCAAGGTAGATATTTAGAGGGATACCGTCGCGACAATTACCGCGGTCACCTTGATTCCCGCTGGAATAACCAAGCAGATGGCTATGATTATGCGGAACATGATGATCACAGAAATATAGGAAACTATGATCGCGGTACGGCTCGGGGGCGCGGCCAATGTGGAGAAGAGAATCAAGGGAGAAATCAAGGACGAAATCCTGAAATAATTGTGATACCCGAAGACGCCCAGAATACGAACCAGCAGCAAGCCCTTCCCAGAGGGAATCAAGTGGAGGTACCTCTATTACAGCCCCAAAGTCCGCAGCCTCAAATGCAGAGCATTCTAGGCGTGAGAACTTTCAATGTGGGAGATTTAAAAAGGCTACTTAACCACCTAGAAGGCAGGGTGACGGTCACAGCTGAAATCCCTTCCCCATTTTCGGTGGCAGTAAGAGAGGCACAGTTGCCGGCCGGGTATCTCAACACTACTAGTGATCTCCGTTTCCACAGAATCTCAGATCCGTACTTGGCTCGATGGATGGATGTGTACCAAGTCCCGAACTTGGCTCGATGCCATCTCTTGGCGGCAACCTTTAGAGAAAGTGCCCAGCAGCGGTTTCAAAAGCACAGGCCATGAGTGATCACCTCATGGGATCAGATGAAGACTCTGTTCTTAACCAAGTTCCAAGCCACGGTGAGATACACGCCCTTTGTCACCACTCTTGCCAATGTTAGGAAAAGGGAAAATGAAAGCTTGACATCGTACTTCAAAAGGTTCAACGCTGAATCTACTAGCATGAGGAGAGCATCGGACGAAGCCCTAAAAAGCTTCTTGATTGCAGGATTAAGGATTGGCTCGGACTTTTGGAAGCACTTGCAAGGGAAAGACCCGGCTACTCTAGCAGATGTCTTCGCTTTAGCAGAATCTTTTAAAGCTATAGAACAATCTCTGGCAGAAGTGCAACCGACTTCACAGTCAAGTCAGAGAAGCAAAGGAAGGAAGAGGGATAGGTCTCCAAGCCCAAGGTACCGAAGAAGTAGTCGAAGCCCAGACCGGGTGAATACAGCAAGCACAAGGAGGGGATGGAGTCCTCCCTCAAACTACGACTACAGGACAAGCCGATACACACCTTTGGTTGCATCTATCGAGCATATCTACGAAGTAAACAAAAATAAAGGGCTATTTAGAAAACCTGAAGCTTTATCATCATGGAAAagcaaagaaaagaaaaaatattgcGAATACCATGAATCATTTGGACATAACACGCATGAGTGCCGACATTTAAAAGATGAAATCAAAGCGCTTATCAAGGAAGGATACCTCCGAGAATGGGTAGTCAAGGAAGTAAGGAAGCACAATGATGACAGAACAAGGGAAGAAGAAAGACGAGCCCCGCGCGGGTCGAACAATGATACCCTGGAGGAAAGTGAATTTGTCAGGGATGGCAGTATCCGAACAATCTACGGGGGAGATCCCGGGATGGAATGCAGCAACCGAGCCTTGGCAAGATACGCTAGGGAAGCCTGGTTCCTCTCACGGACATTCATAGGGTGGAAACTCGGCCGCCCAAAGTATTTAAGGGTGAGTCTGGATATCACCTTCAGAGAAGCAGATGCCCGATGGGTACATCATCCCCACAATGATGTGCTAGTTATTTCCATCCAAATCGGAACCAAAAAAGGCCTATAGAGCCTTCGTGGATAATGGAAGCTCGACAAACATCCTTTATTACAGCACCTTCAAAAAGATGGGACTACCTGATCAGGATATGTCGGGGGAAGACTCGCGGGTCTATGGTTTTTCAGGCGCAGGGGTTAGAGTCATGGGATCGATTCGGCTGCCATGTACTTTGGGGGAAAGCCCATTGTCGGTAACAAAGATGCTTGAATTTAAGGTTCTGAATCAGGAATCATCCCACAACATGTTGTTGGGATGACCTTTTCTGCGGGAGATGAGAGTTATCACTTCAATCCACCACCTAACTATCAAATTTCCAACGCCAAATGGGGTGGGAAGTATACAGGGTTCCCAGTATGACTCTCGGGAGTGCTACAGGAAAGCTATGAAAGGCTTTAGAAAAGACTCCCAAGCCGAAGATACTCCGGACGTAGATCAAGAAAAAAGCATTGAGCAACCGATCGAGGAAATCCGAGTCCACTATTATGTTGAGCAAAAAGATGAGCATCCCTCCGGGCTGCCCCCAACAATGTTGTACTTGGAAGACGCGATCAGAATTGAGATGTTGGAAGAAGAGGAGGCGATGGATACTATAGTCCAAACAAATTTCCATGGGGAACGGTTAGAAGGGAGATTCGATGTCTTGCAAAGCCTCGAACAGGATGATGCCCTTCCCCCTGAAGGAGCACCCTTACCCACAAAACATAATAAAGAAGTTGATGCCCCTGCTATGCAAGGCGCGCCTTCTAAAGAAGTCGACGCTCCTCCTAAAGGGGATGCGCCTTCTCTACAAGATAATGAAATTCGTGATTCGCCCGACTTGGATCCCCGGATACCAATGCCGACGGAAAAGATGGGGCCAACAGAAGATACGATCGAAATCCCTATCGATGAAAAAGATCCGAGTAAGGTTTTGAGAATAGGATCCCAGTTGGCACCAAGGTTGAAGGAAGGTCTTTCAATATTTCTGTTGGAGAACCTTAATGTATTTGCATGGAGCCATTCTGATATGGTAGGAATTGATCCAGAGATAATGTGCCACCGATTGAATATCGACCCCAAGCATAAGGGGGTTCGAGAAAAATGAAGGGCCGTAAGTGGAGAGAGAGCTATAGCCCTAGCAGAGGAAGTAGATAGGCTCTTGGATGTCGGACTAATCCGGGAATCCTTCTACCCAGAATGGTTAGTAAACCCGGTGTTGGTAAAAATGCCCAACGGCAAATGGCGAACATGCGTGGATTTCACCGATCTAAATAAGGCGTGCCCGAAAGATAGTTTTTCCCTAccaagaattgatcagttggtcgaCGCCACGGCAGGACATGCCTTGCTCAGCTTCATGGACGCATACTCCGGGTATAACCAAATCCTTATGTATGAGCTGGACCAGGAGCACACCTCTTTCATCACTGATAGAGGGCTCTACTGCTATATCGGAATGCCATTCGGTCTGATCAACGCCGGCGCCACTTATCAAAGATTGGTAAACAAAATGTTCAAGAAGCAGATTGGGAAAACAatggaagtgtatgtggatgacatgctCATAAAATAAAAAAAGGCGGAAGACCACATCGCCGACTTAGCTGAAATGTTccatattctgagaaaatataaGATGAAACTAAACCTGCAGAAGTGTGTGTTCGGCGTGGAGTcgggaaaattcttgggattcatGGTCAACCATCGGGGGATTGAGGCTAACCCGACAAAAATCGAAGCTCTGCTAGACATGAAATCTCCCACCAGCGTCAAACAAGTATAGAGCCTGACGGGAAGGATTGCGGCCCTGAATCGATTTGTCTCAAAGTCATCCGATAGGTGCAAATAATTCTTCAAGGCAATCAAAGGAAGGGGGAAGGATTTCTTGTGGACTCCTGAGTGTAAAGAAgcttttctgaaaatcaaagagCAGTTGGGAAATCCTCCGATGTTGGCCAAACCAGAAGACGGAGAGACATTGATTCTTTATTTGGCAGTGTCGGAATATTCCTTCAGCGCGGTACTGATAAAGGAAGAAGCAAGCCACCAATGGCCCGTATACTATGTGAGCAAAAGGTTGTTGGATGCAGAAACCAGATATACCAATATGGAGAAACTAGTGTACGCACTTATTCTTGCAGCACGAAAGCTAAGACCATACTTTCAGGCTCACCGAATAGAAGTTCGCACCGCTTATCCGCTTCGGCATATTCTACATAAACCCGAATCATCAGGGAGAATGTTAAAATGGGCAGTGGAGCCGGGACAATTCGATTTGGAATATTGTCCTCGCATGGCAATCAAGGGACAAGCGCTGGCTGATTTCATACTTGAGTTCGATGTAGAAGTCGATGATAAGGCCATAGTGTTGGCAGAACCAACCTCGCAAGGAAGTCACCGGGATGAAAAGAGGCAGGAACTCCCACACCCTTGGTAAATATTACATGTGGACGGGGCCGTGAACAACAATGAATCAGGTGCTGGAATTGTCTTGATCACTCCGGAGGGACACCGTTTGATGAGTGTTATCCATTTCAAGTTCTATGCTACTAAtaatgatgctgagtatgaagcCTTGATCAATGGTCTGAAATTAGCTCTGGAGGTAGGGGCCGTGAATCTGATAGTTCGGAGCGATTCCGAATTAGTTGTGAACCAGGTCAACGGAGGTTTCCAAGCCCGGGGACCACGAACAGAGCTATATATGTGATGTGCGCAACGCCTACTGAAAAATTTTCAAATGCCAGGCTAGAAAGCGTTCCGCGAGAAGAAAATAGTAATGCGGATGCTTTGGCCAAGATGAGGTCACAGATGGACAGCGTTCAACTTGGACAAATACCTTTGGGAATCCAAGAAATCGCAAGTATCCCAGAGGTGGAGGTGTTTCAGGTGCAAGAAATCCTACAAGAAAGTTGGATGACCCCCATTCATAACTATATTCAAACATGAGCTGTACCAGAAGACAAACTACAGGCTCGACGCCTTCGTTACCAGGCCGCAAAGTATGTCGAATATGATGGGGTACTATACAAGAGAGGATTTAACCAGTCACTGTTACGTTGTGTGGATATggaagaaggaaattatattcTCAGAGAGGTGTAGGAAgggatttgtggcaatcactcggggggtggtTCCTTGGCATTAAAAGTGCTCAGACAAGGATATTACTGGCCGACTATGAAAGAAGATGCTTTCAATTTTGTCCGGGCTTGTGATCGTTGCCAGCGATTCACCAACTATTCCAATGCCCCGACATCTACCATTACCTCATTGGCGAGTCCCTAGccttttgccatgtggggaattgatctcaTTGGAGAGTTGCCCAAAGCAAAGGGGGGTGTGAAATACGCCGTGGTGGCTGTGGACTACTTCACCAAATGGGCAGAGGCTATGCCACTAGCCATGATCACGGAAAAAAAGATAAGGGATTTTGTATTCAATTCCATAGTATGCAGGTTCGGTATCCCCTACAAACTCATCTCAGACAATGGAAATCAGTTTGATAGTAAAGAGTTAAGGAAGCTCTGTGAGGACTTAATGATTAAAAAGGACTTCGCCGTGGTTTATCATCCGCAGAGTAATGGTCAGACAGAaccataaacaaaatcataaaacaCACCTTGAAGGAAAAATTAGAAGAGAAAAAAGGAGATTGGCCAGAAGAGATGCCCATGGTCCTTTGGTCTTACAATACGACCCCTAGATCGACCACAGGAGAAACCCCCTTTCTGCTGACTTATGCGTATGAGGCCATGGTTCCCGTGGAGGTAGGAGCGGGATCCCTACGGAGAGACGTGTTTGTCGAGGAAGATGCAGAAGTTAACCAGAGAATCCACTTGGATCTGTTAGCCGAAGCCCGAACGAACGCTCAATTGAAGCTTGCTGCATATCAGTAGAGGGTCGCAAGGTATTTCAATAAAAGGGTAAAATCCGTACCGTTCAAGGTTGAAGATCTTGTGTTGCGAAAGGTTATGCCTAACACTAAGATAGCTCAGCACAGGGTGCTtggtgaaagagatatgtcctaagtccaatcatgtatgaggatttaggaataactttttatgtaatctgttttgatttcattgatattaataaaagacttgttttgtttttattacgggctctatctatttaagtgtttaaataagatataccatagtttagagtaaagctttttatggattatgatgagatcataatagtgagacctaaaagatgataactctaaacttaaatagttcctggtcataggattactaactggtaattaataatccgcaaagatcggtacatactatgcttgcttcattatgaaggatgtctattct
This genomic interval from Apium graveolens cultivar Ventura chromosome 8, ASM990537v1, whole genome shotgun sequence contains the following:
- the LOC141679583 gene encoding uncharacterized protein LOC141679583, which codes for MKTLFLTKFQATVRYTPFVTTLANVRKRENESLTSYFKRFNAESTSMRRASDEALKSFLIAGLRIGSDFWKHLQGKDPATLADVFALAESFKAIEQSLAEVQPTSQSSQRSKGRKRDRSPSPRYRRSSRSPDRVNTASTRRGWSPPSNYDYRTSRYTPLVASIEHIYEVNKNKGLFRKPEALSSWKSKEKKKYCEYHESFGHNTHECRHLKDEIKALIKEGYLREWVVKEVRKHNDDRTREEERRAPRGSNNDTLEESEFVRDGSIRTIYGGDPGMECSNRALARYAREAWFLSRTFIGWKLGRPKYLRVSLDITFREADARWVHHPHNDVLVISIQIGTKKGL